The DNA sequence ATCGATCCAAGCATCATCCCAAGTAAGACCAGCCATCCAAGCAGCAGTACTCTGAACTTCTGTGTCAGCTGCATCATCTAGCTCACGGTAATCCATACCGAGCTGAATAGAAGGCATTGCACCTGTTTCTACTGGCTTCCAGTAATAGCGCAATGAATAGGCCATCTCGCCTTCTCCAGTTGCATTGTCGCCTGCAGCAGTTGCATAGAGGTCAGACCATGCGTGACAAGAGCTGTTTGCATCCTGGCCTGCGCAACCATGGCGAGCAACAGCAGCAGCGATCTGCCATCTCTGACCACCGTAAGTAACCTGAGTCAGGAACTTAGTTTGCTCATCGGTAAGGATACCCTTGGTAGCATCGTCACCACCAATAGAGGCGTAGTTAGCACTAACTGTCCACTTTCTATCAGCCTCAGTTGGCTGTGTCCAAGCGACACCAAAACCTGTTGTTGTGCTTGAAGCATAAGCAGCAGTATTACCGCCGAAGGCAAATTGCTTCTGAACAGGCTTATAGATAGATGGAGAAGATGCCAACATCTGGTTGCTCTCGATCTTTGGACCGGCCCAGAATTTAAGGTCATCCTTGGTCCACTCATACCAGAGCTTGTCTATCTCAAGAACTTGCTCGTTGTCGTTAGCGACAGCTAGGTAAGTACCACCATCTTTATCGCCCCATGGATTATTTCCATCCATGTTTCCGGTCATGATGCTTGCATGCAAGCGGTCATTACCATTGAAGCTGGTGTTCAAGTCAAGCTTGTAGCTGTAAGTACCAGTAAGCTTGTCGCCATGATCAACTGCTGTATCAGCACTGTTTTCATAGTCAACAGCACCTACAACGAAAGCTACCGTTCCGTCCAACTTAGTAGTTGATGAGAACTGACCAGCACTAAGCTCATTAAGCTTGTACTCAAGTCCATCAACACGGCCTTTGAGAATTGCCATCTCAACGCCAAACTCATCGGCAAGAAGAGAAGCATCAGAAGAAAGACCTTCACCACTTGCAACCAGACCGTTATCAAGGCATGCATTTACTAATGCAGCAGCTTCATAACGAGTTAAAGCAAGACCTGAATTAAGGTTTTGAGTGTAGGCATTATCTACACAACCGTAGCTAGCGCTTAGGTTTTTAAGAGATGTATAGGCCCAGTCCCCAGGAACGATGTCTGAGAATTGAGCACTAGAAGGAGCTTTGATGCTTTTAGCTGTTTTCGCCGCATACTTAGAAACATCAGTCATATTGACTTCAGCTGCATTTGCAGCCAAAGGCGCAACCAATCCCAAAGCAGCAGGGAAAACCAGCAATTGCTGGAATAATTTCATTGGGTTCCTCACACTGTGCCCATATAAAATATGGGTAATCAGATGATACAACCAAACACCACAAAAAAGTACGTCTAAGTGTAAAATTTAATACATTCAATGTCAGTATTGACGGCCTGTTATTCCTTCGCATCGCCCTCGAGGAGGGGAAATCCAAGGGCTTGCCTCTCCTCTAGCCATAATTCAGCAACTTTACGCGCTAAATTGCGAATTCTTCCAATCGTTGAGGTCCTTTCAGTAACTGAAATAACACCTCTTGCTTCTAAAAGGTTAAATGTATGGCTACATTTCAGCACAAAATCTAAAGCAGGTCCTGGGAGTTTATTTAGAACGAGATCCGAGGCCTCACCCTCATAAATCTCAAAAAGCTCTTTTAATCTTTTGGGATTAGAGAACTCAAAATTATATTTACAATTACTTTTTTCTAAATCAAGCCAAATATCTCCATATTTATAAGTTTGATTCCAACTGAGATCCCAAATGCAATCTACATTTTGAAGATACATTGCTAATCTTTCCAAGCCATAGGTGATCTCAATAGATACAGGCTTGCAATCCAAGCCTCCACACTGCTGGAAATAAGTGAATTGAGTCACTTCCATTCCATCAAGCCATACTTCCCATCCAACTCCCCAGGCACCTAAGGTTGGAGACTCCCAATTGTCTTCAACGAAACGAATATCATGATCCTTTGGATCAATGCCAATGATTTCCAAGGATGAAAGGTATGTTTCCTGAATCCCATCAAAGGATGGTTTTATCAATACTTGATACTGAAAATAATGCTGAGCTCGATTAGGGTTATCACCATATCTTCCATCAGTTGGTCTGCGACAAGGCTCCGGATAAGCCACAGCCCAGGGCTCTGGGCCAATAGCTCTCAAAAAAGTATGTGGGCTCATCGTACCTGCTCCCTTTTCAGTGTCATAAGGCTGCAAAAGCAAACAACCTTGTTTGCTCCAAAAGGAGTTGAGGGAAGAAATAATGTCCTGAAAGTGCATGCGTATTGCTATAACTTGGTTGTCGAGGTGTTCCGTTATGGGAAGTTGTGATGTTAAAACCGAAGCATCATGTAAACCCAATTAGTGCCATTTCCGAATGTCAAACTGTGTAGAGTCAAGTTAGTATAATTTTTGACATGAAATTAATTGATTGGCTTTTGTGCATTTGATTCACAATTCAAAATCATAATTTTAACTTGAACGAAGGATGCGAAAATAAAGGGAATTCGTTTTATAATAGAAAATTGAATATATTAAAATATATCCTCCCAGAGAATGCGGAAACTTAAATTTAATCAATATCCAAGATTTATTGCATTGCCTTTATTAATTGGTTTCATATTAAGAACTATTCTACTAAATTCGCCAATTGTAGGAGTGCATAGTTGGCGGCAAGCTGATACAGCTGCAATGGCTAGACACTTTTATTTAAATAATACTCCTATATGGCTTCCGCAAATAGATTGGGCTGGCAATGGAGAAGGGTTTGTAGAATCAGAGTTCCCTATATTCCCATATTTAACTGCTCAACTCTACAAATTATTTGGTATCCATGAATGGATAGGAAGAAGTTTTTCAGTAATATTTAGCCTACTAACTATTTTGTTAATAATTAGAATTGGTGAGCTTTTAATTAATAAAGAAGCTGGTTGGTGGGGTGGAATATTATTTTCAATACTGCCAATGAGTGTTTATTATGGACGAGCATTTCAAGCTGAGTCCCTATTACTTCTATTATCAGCATTAAGCCTAGAAAGGTTAATTGAATCAATAAGATCTTATAAATATACAAATTTACTAATTAGCTGGGCTGCATTTGTTTTAGCATGTCTAATAAAAGTCCTACCTTTGGTTTGGCTGGGTTTGCCTTTAATTACTACTATAATTTTAGCAAGAAAAGAGCGTGATCAAAAGAATAGCTTTATAGGCTTAACAAAAAGATTGGCATCTTCTCAAATCATTTATATTTATATGCTTGGTGCATTATTAATTTTATATTTATGGTATTCCCATGCTTACGAAATAGGAAAATTAAGTGGCCTTAGTTTTGGTTTTTGGGAAGACTCTGATAGAAGTAGTTTTAGTATGTTATTTAACACTCAAATGTGGGGTAACCTTATATTAAGGACAAGTATTAGATGCTTTGCAATACTTGGTTTACCTCTTCTTTTTATTGGAATAAGGACTACTTACAAAGGGTATGGTGGCAAAATCCTAATCTCAGGCATTATAGGAATACTTTTAACATTATTAATCTCAATCAGGTCGAGCAGCATACATGAATATTATCAACTTCCATTATTAATATTTAGCTGCCCATTTATGGGTCAAGGAGTCCAAGTATTAATTCATGCAATTAAGAAAGAAAAGTTACACAGAAAAGTACTTAGGATTACATTAATATTTATTGGTTTGATAAGTATTAATATTTTAGCATTTGATTATTATTTATTAGAAAAACGTCAGACGAAGATATGGCTACCTCTTGCGTTAGAAATTAGGAACAATGTACCTTTAAATGAAAGAATTGTAAGTGTTACCAACCATGACCCTACTTTATTAAATCTAGGCAGAAGGCAAGGATGGTTAGTATCAGCAAGCAGCATCAATAAAAATAATATTGAGCTGTGGTTTAAAGAAGGCGCAAGTTTTATAGTTGGT is a window from the Prochlorococcus marinus str. MIT 9211 genome containing:
- a CDS encoding ArnT family glycosyltransferase, whose protein sequence is MRKLKFNQYPRFIALPLLIGFILRTILLNSPIVGVHSWRQADTAAMARHFYLNNTPIWLPQIDWAGNGEGFVESEFPIFPYLTAQLYKLFGIHEWIGRSFSVIFSLLTILLIIRIGELLINKEAGWWGGILFSILPMSVYYGRAFQAESLLLLLSALSLERLIESIRSYKYTNLLISWAAFVLACLIKVLPLVWLGLPLITTIILARKERDQKNSFIGLTKRLASSQIIYIYMLGALLILYLWYSHAYEIGKLSGLSFGFWEDSDRSSFSMLFNTQMWGNLILRTSIRCFAILGLPLLFIGIRTTYKGYGGKILISGIIGILLTLLISIRSSSIHEYYQLPLLIFSCPFMGQGVQVLIHAIKKEKLHRKVLRITLIFIGLISINILAFDYYLLEKRQTKIWLPLALEIRNNVPLNERIVSVTNHDPTLLNLGRRQGWLVSASSINKNNIELWFKEGASFIVGSLNWAETYATLPEGTTKKNLNDLLCNAHVSESCPKPPNFTYIIPIKNLIN
- a CDS encoding iron uptake porin, producing MKLFQQLLVFPAALGLVAPLAANAAEVNMTDVSKYAAKTAKSIKAPSSAQFSDIVPGDWAYTSLKNLSASYGCVDNAYTQNLNSGLALTRYEAAALVNACLDNGLVASGEGLSSDASLLADEFGVEMAILKGRVDGLEYKLNELSAGQFSSTTKLDGTVAFVVGAVDYENSADTAVDHGDKLTGTYSYKLDLNTSFNGNDRLHASIMTGNMDGNNPWGDKDGGTYLAVANDNEQVLEIDKLWYEWTKDDLKFWAGPKIESNQMLASSPSIYKPVQKQFAFGGNTAAYASSTTTGFGVAWTQPTEADRKWTVSANYASIGGDDATKGILTDEQTKFLTQVTYGGQRWQIAAAVARHGCAGQDANSSCHAWSDLYATAAGDNATGEGEMAYSLRYYWKPVETGAMPSIQLGMDYRELDDAADTEVQSTAAWMAGLTWDDAWIDGNRAGIAFGSREHATDYAGSGDDEADDNLVWEAYYDYQLTDGITITPALFGGSHVYDGSDDDIFGALVQTVFKF
- the glyQ gene encoding glycine--tRNA ligase subunit alpha is translated as MHFQDIISSLNSFWSKQGCLLLQPYDTEKGAGTMSPHTFLRAIGPEPWAVAYPEPCRRPTDGRYGDNPNRAQHYFQYQVLIKPSFDGIQETYLSSLEIIGIDPKDHDIRFVEDNWESPTLGAWGVGWEVWLDGMEVTQFTYFQQCGGLDCKPVSIEITYGLERLAMYLQNVDCIWDLSWNQTYKYGDIWLDLEKSNCKYNFEFSNPKRLKELFEIYEGEASDLVLNKLPGPALDFVLKCSHTFNLLEARGVISVTERTSTIGRIRNLARKVAELWLEERQALGFPLLEGDAKE